The sequence ATAGAGATGCTGGAATTAGAGGATTTAAAACAGGTGCGTTTTATAGAGGGATTAGAAGTGGAAAAGTTTCCTGCGTTGCTCATAAACGGGGAACAAATTACCGCAGGGAACATTCCCTCTAAAAAACAATTGATGACTACTATAAAATCTATAAAATCGTTAAAGGGTTGATTTGTATGTCGGCCATTAAACTGATAATAGTTGGAGGCTTTTTGGGTGCAGGTAAGACTACATGCATACTTAGCATGGCAAAAAAGTTGATTTCAAAGGGTAAAAAAGTAGATATTGTCACCAACGACCAGGGCAGTCAACTGGTTGATACCAATTTTCTTAGAAGTGCCGGGTTGTCGGTGTTAGAAGTTACAGGCGGATGTTTTTGCTGCAAATTTGACGAATTTGTGGACAGGATAAATAACCTGGCAGA comes from Caldanaerobius fijiensis DSM 17918 and encodes:
- a CDS encoding thioredoxin family protein; the protein is MATDHGIKIQLVYLKEPCTACVIIGDAIKEILDKVQKECSYEGIEVDIEMLELEDLKQVRFIEGLEVEKFPALLINGEQITAGNIPSKKQLMTTIKSIKSLKG